The following proteins are co-located in the Panthera uncia isolate 11264 chromosome F1, Puncia_PCG_1.0, whole genome shotgun sequence genome:
- the S100A5 gene encoding protein S100-A5, whose translation MVILSSRFTLQSHTLMETPLEKALTTMVTTFHKYSGREGSKLTLSRKELKELIKKELCLGEKMKESSIDDLMKSLDKNCDQEIDFKEYSVFLTTLCMAYNDFFLEDSK comes from the exons ATGGTGATCCTCTCCTCCCGCTTCACCCTCCAGAGCCACACACTGATGGAGACACCTCTTGAGAAGGCCCTGACCACTATGGTCACCACTTTCCACAAATATTCGGGGAGAGAAGGCAGCAAACTGACCCTGAGCAGGAAGGAACTCAAGGAGCTGATCAAGAAGGAGCTGTGTCTTGGAGAG AAGATGAAGGAGAGCAGCATTGATGACCTGATGAAGAGCTTGGACAAGAACTGTGACCAGGAGATCGACTTCAAGGAGTACTCAGTGTTCCTGACCACTCTGTGCATGGCCTACAATGACTTCTTCCTGGAGGACAGCAAGTGA